In the genome of Panthera uncia isolate 11264 chromosome B3 unlocalized genomic scaffold, Puncia_PCG_1.0 HiC_scaffold_1, whole genome shotgun sequence, one region contains:
- the DICER1 gene encoding endoribonuclease Dicer isoform X4 produces MNESPALQPLSMAGLQLVTPASSPMGPFFGLPWQQEAIHDNIYTPRKYQVELLEAALDHNTIVCLNTGSGKTFIAVLLTKELSYQIRGDFHRNGKRTVFLVNSANQVAPQVSAVRTHSDLKVGEYSSLEVNAAWTKEKWNQEFTKHQVLVMTCYVALNVLKNGYLSLSDINLLVFDECHLAILDHPYREIMKLCENCPSCPRILGLTASILNGKCDPEELEEKIQKLEKILKSNAETATDLVVLDRYTSQPCEIVVDCGPFTDRSGLYGRLLLELEEALNFINDCNISVRSKERDSTSISKQILSDCRAVLVVLGPWCADKVAGMMVRELQKYIKHEQEELHRKFLLFTDTFLRKIHALCEEHFSPASLDLKFVTPKVIKLLEILRKYKPYERQQFESVEWYNNRNQDNYVSWSDSEDDDEDEEIEEKEKPETNFPSPFTNILCGIIFVERRYTAVVLNRLIKEAGKQDPELAYISSNFITGHGIGKNQPRNKQMEAEFRKQEEVLRKFRAHETNLLIATSIVEEGVDIPKCNLVVRFDLPTEYRSYVQSKGRARAPISNYIMLADTDKIKSFEEDLKTYKAIEKILRNKCSKSVDAGETDVEPVVDDDDVFPPYVLRPDDGGPRVTINTAIGHINRYCARLPSDPFTHLAPKCRTRELPDGTFYSTLYLPINSPLRASIVGPPMSCIRLAERVVALICCEKLHKIGELDDHLMPVGKETVKYEEELDLHDEEETSVPGRPGSTKRRQCYPKAIPECLRDSYPKPDQPCYLYVIGMVLTTPLPDELNFRRRKLYPPEDTTRCFGILTAKPIPQIPHFPVYTRSGEVTISIELKKSGFTLSLQMLELITRLHQYIFSHILRLEKPALEFKPTDADSAYCVLPLNVVNDSSTLDIDFKFMEDIEKSEARIGIPSTKYSKETPFVFKLEDYQDAVIIPRYRNFDQPHRFYVADVYTDLTPLSKFPSPEYETFAEYYKTKYNLDLTNLNQPLLDVDHTSSRLNLLTPRHLNQKGKALPLSSAEKRKAKWESLQNKQILVPELCAIHPIPASLWRKAVCLPSILYRLHCLLTAEELRAQTASDAGVGVRSLPVDFRYACAVSQKERGVMEACLQKNCIKFRF; encoded by the exons ATGAATGAAAGCCCTGCTTTGCAGCCCCTCAGCATGGCGGGCCTGCAGCTCGTGACCCCTGCCTCCTCACCAATGGGCCCTTTCTTTGGACTGCCATGGCAACAAGAAGCAATCCATGATAACATTTATACGCCAAGAAAATACCAG GTGGAACTGCTCGAAGCAGCTCTGGATCATAACACCATAGTCTGTTTAAACACTGGCTCAGGGAAGACGTTTATTGCCGTACTACTCACTAAAGAGCTGTCCTATCAGATCAGGGGAGACTTCCACAGAAACGGAAAAAGGACGGTGTTCTTGGTCAACTCTG CAAACCAGGTTGCTCCTCAAGTGTCAGCTGTCAGAACTCATTCAGACCTCAAGGTTGGGGAATACTCAAGCCTGGAAGTAAATGCAGCTTGGACAAAAGAGAAGTGGAACCAAGAGTTTACTAAGCACCAG GTTCTTGTTATGACCTGCTATGTCGCCTTGAATGTTTTGAAAAATGGTTACTTATCGCTGTCGGACATTAACCTTTTGGTGTTTGATGAGTGTCATCTTGCGATCCTAGACCACCCCTACCGAGAAATTATGAAG CTCTGTGAAAACTGTCCATCGTGTCCTCGTATCTTGGGACTGACTGCTTCCATTTTAAATGGGAAATGCGATCCCGAGGAATTGGAAGAAAAGATTCAGAAGCTGGAGAAAATCCTCAAGAGTAACGCTGAGACCGCAACTGACCTGGTGGTCTTAGACAG ATACACTTCTCAACCGTGTGAGATTGTAGTGGACTGTGGGCCGTTCACGGACCGAAGTGGCCTCTATGGCAGGCTGCtgctggagctggaggaggcaCTGAACTTTATCAACGACTGTAACATATCTGTGCGTTCGAAAGAGAGAGATTCGACTTCAATTTCTAAGCAG ATACTGTCAGACTGTCGTGCCGTATTGGTGGTCCTGGGCCCCTGGTGTGCAGACAAGGTCGCTGGGATGATGGTCCGGGAACTGCAGAAGTACATCAAACACGAGCAAGAGGAGCTGCACAGgaaatttctattgtttacagACACCTTCCTAAGGAAAATCCATGCACTATGTGAAGAGCACTTCTCTCCTGCCTCACTTGACCTGAAATTTGTAACTCCTAAAGTAATAAAACTGCTCGAAATCTTGCGCAAGTACAAACCGTATGAGCGGCAGCAGTTCGAGAGCGTCGAGTGGTATAATAACAGGAATCAGGATAATTACGTGTCCTGGAGTGATTCTGAGGATGATGACGAGGACGAGGAGATCGAAGAAAAAGAGAAGCCGGAGACCAATTTCCCGTCTCCGTTCACCAACATCTTATGCGGGATCATTTTTGTGGAAAGAAGATACACAGCAGTTGTCTTAAACAG ATTGATAAAGGAAGCTGGCAAACAAGATCCAGAGCTGGCTTACATCAGCAGCAATTTTATAACTGGACATGGCATTGGAAAGAATCAGCCTCGTAACAAACAGATGGAAGCAGAATTCAGAAAACAGGAAGAG GTACTTAGGAAATTTCGAGCACATGAGACCAACCTGCTTATTGCGACAAGCATTGTGGAAGAGGGTGTTGACATACCAAAATGCAACTTGGTGGTTCGTTTTGATTTACCCACAGAGTATCGATCCTATGTTCAATCTAAGGGACGAGCAAGGGCACCGATCTCTAATTACATAATGTTAGCAgatacagacaaaataaaaagttttgaagaAGACCTTAAAACATACAAAGCTATTGAAAAG ATCTTGAGAAACAAGTGTTCCAAGTCCGTTGATGCGGGTGAGACTGACGTTGAACCTGTTGTGGATGATGACGATGTGTTCCCGCCATATGTGTTGAGGCCCGATGATGGTGGTCCGCGAGTCACGATCAACACGGCCATTGGACACATCAACAG atACTGTGCTAGATTACCAAGTGATCCGTTCACTCATCTAGCTCCTAAATGTAGAACTCGAGAGTTGCCTGATGGTACATTTTATTCAACTCTTTATCTGCCAATTAACTCACCTCTTCGAGCCTCCATTGTT GGTCCGCCAATGAGCTGTATACGATTGGCCGAAAGAGTTGTAGCTCTCATTTGCTGTGAAAAACTGCACAAAATTG GTGAACTGGATGACCATTTGATGCCAGTTGGGAAAGAGACGGTTAAATATGAAGAAGAGCTCGATTTACATGACGAAGAAGAGACCAGCGTTCCAGGAAGACCAGGTTCCACAAAGCGAAGACAGTGCTACCCAAAGGCA atTCCGGAATGTTTGAGGGATAGCTATCCCAAACCCGATCAGCCCTGTTACCTGTATGTGATAGGAATGGTTCTGACGACACCCTTACCTGATGAACTCAACTTCAGAAGGCGGAAGCTCTATCCCCCTGAGGACACCACGAGATGCTTTGGAATACTGACGGCCAAACCCATACCTCAG aTCCCGCACTTTCCTGTGTACACGCGCTCCGGAGAGGTTACCATATCCATTGAGTTGAAGAAGTCTGGTTTCACGTTGTCTCTCCAAATGCTTGAGTTGATCACAAGACTTCACCAGTATATATTCTCTCATATTCTTCGGCTTGAAAAACCTGCACTAGAATTTAAACCCACAGACGCTGATTCAGCATACTGTGTTCTACCTCTTAACGTTG TGAATGACTCCAGCACTTTGGACATTGACTTTAAATTCATGGAAGATATTGAGAAATCTGAAGCTCGCATAGGCATTCCCAGCACAAAGTATTCAAAAGAAACaccctttgtttttaaattagaagatTACCAGGACGCAGTCATCATTCCGAG ataccGTAATTTTGATCAGCCTCATCGATTTTATGTAGCTGATGTATACACTGATCTTACCCCACTGAGTAAATTTCCTTCCCCTGAGTATGAAACCTTTGcagaatattataaaacaaagtatAACCTTGATCTGACCAATCTCAACCAGCCACTGCTGGATGTGGACCACACATCTTCGAG ACTGAATCTTTTGACACCTCGCCATTTGAATCAGAAGGGGAAAGCCCTTCCTCTAAGCAGTGCTGAGAAGAGAAAAGCCAAGTGGGAAAGTCTGCAGAATAAACAG ATCCTGGTTCCAGAGCTCTGTGCTATACATCCGATTCCAGCATCACTGTGGAGAAAAGCAGTCTGTCTCCCTAGCATACTGTACCGCCTTCACTGCCTTCTGACCGCAGAGGAGCTAAGAGCCCAAACGGCCAGCGATGCTGGCGTGGGAGTCCGATCACTTCCCGTGGATTTTAGGTATGCCTGTGCTGTCAGCCAGAAGGAGCGCGGGGTTATGGAAGCCTGTTTGCAGAAGAACTGCATTAAGTTCcgattttaa
- the DICER1 gene encoding endoribonuclease Dicer isoform X3 yields the protein MNESPALQPLSMAGLQLVTPASSPMGPFFGLPWQQEAIHDNIYTPRKYQVELLEAALDHNTIVCLNTGSGKTFIAVLLTKELSYQIRGDFHRNGKRTVFLVNSANQVAPQVSAVRTHSDLKVGEYSSLEVNAAWTKEKWNQEFTKHQVLVMTCYVALNVLKNGYLSLSDINLLVFDECHLAILDHPYREIMKLCENCPSCPRILGLTASILNGKCDPEELEEKIQKLEKILKSNAETATDLVVLDRYTSQPCEIVVDCGPFTDRSGLYGRLLLELEEALNFINDCNISVRSKERDSTSISKQILSDCRAVLVVLGPWCADKVAGMMVRELQKYIKHEQEELHRKFLLFTDTFLRKIHALCEEHFSPASLDLKFVTPKVIKLLEILRKYKPYERQQFESVEWYNNRNQDNYVSWSDSEDDDEDEEIEEKEKPETNFPSPFTNILCGIIFVERRYTAVVLNRLIKEAGKQDPELAYISSNFITGHGIGKNQPRNKQMEAEFRKQEEVLRKFRAHETNLLIATSIVEEGVDIPKCNLVVRFDLPTEYRSYVQSKGRARAPISNYIMLADTDKIKSFEEDLKTYKAIEKILRNKCSKSVDAGETDVEPVVDDDDVFPPYVLRPDDGGPRVTINTAIGHINRYCARLPSDPFTHLAPKCRTRELPDGTFYSTLYLPINSPLRASIVGPPMSCIRLAERVVALICCEKLHKIGELDDHLMPVGKETVKYEEELDLHDEEETSVPGRPGSTKRRQCYPKAIPECLRDSYPKPDQPCYLYVIGMVLTTPLPDELNFRRRKLYPPEDTTRCFGILTAKPIPQIPHFPVYTRSGEVTISIELKKSGFTLSLQMLELITRLHQYIFSHILRLEKPALEFKPTDADSAYCVLPLNVVNDSSTLDIDFKFMEDIEKSEARIGIPSTKYSKETPFVFKLEDYQDAVIIPRYRNFDQPHRFYVADVYTDLTPLSKFPSPEYETFAEYYKTKYNLDLTNLNQPLLDVDHTSSRLNLLTPRHLNQKGKALPLSSAEKRKAKWESLQNKQILVPELCAIHPIPASLWRKAVCLPSILYRLHCLLTAEELRAQTASDAGVGVRSLPVDFRYPNLDFGWKKSIDSKSFISIASSSWAENDNYCKHSTIVVPENAARQGAIRTSSLENHDQMSVNCRTLFGESPGKLQIEASTDLTATNGLSYSKNLANGGCDLANRDFCQGNQLSYYKQEIPVQPTTSYPIQNLYSHENQPKPSDECTLLSNKYLDGNANTSTSDGSPAAATTPGTNEAVPAPRDGRASAQSPCPGYSSRTLGPNPGLILQALTLSNASDGFNLERLEMLGDSFLKHAITTYLFCTYPDAHEGRLSYMRSKKLRRSEEDEEKEEDIEVPKAMGDIFESLAGAIYMDSGMSLEMVWQVYYPMMRPLIEKFSANVPRSPVRELLEMEPETAKFSPAERTYDGKVRVTVEVVGKGKFKGVGRSYRIAKSAAARRALRSLKANQPQVPNS from the exons ATGAATGAAAGCCCTGCTTTGCAGCCCCTCAGCATGGCGGGCCTGCAGCTCGTGACCCCTGCCTCCTCACCAATGGGCCCTTTCTTTGGACTGCCATGGCAACAAGAAGCAATCCATGATAACATTTATACGCCAAGAAAATACCAG GTGGAACTGCTCGAAGCAGCTCTGGATCATAACACCATAGTCTGTTTAAACACTGGCTCAGGGAAGACGTTTATTGCCGTACTACTCACTAAAGAGCTGTCCTATCAGATCAGGGGAGACTTCCACAGAAACGGAAAAAGGACGGTGTTCTTGGTCAACTCTG CAAACCAGGTTGCTCCTCAAGTGTCAGCTGTCAGAACTCATTCAGACCTCAAGGTTGGGGAATACTCAAGCCTGGAAGTAAATGCAGCTTGGACAAAAGAGAAGTGGAACCAAGAGTTTACTAAGCACCAG GTTCTTGTTATGACCTGCTATGTCGCCTTGAATGTTTTGAAAAATGGTTACTTATCGCTGTCGGACATTAACCTTTTGGTGTTTGATGAGTGTCATCTTGCGATCCTAGACCACCCCTACCGAGAAATTATGAAG CTCTGTGAAAACTGTCCATCGTGTCCTCGTATCTTGGGACTGACTGCTTCCATTTTAAATGGGAAATGCGATCCCGAGGAATTGGAAGAAAAGATTCAGAAGCTGGAGAAAATCCTCAAGAGTAACGCTGAGACCGCAACTGACCTGGTGGTCTTAGACAG ATACACTTCTCAACCGTGTGAGATTGTAGTGGACTGTGGGCCGTTCACGGACCGAAGTGGCCTCTATGGCAGGCTGCtgctggagctggaggaggcaCTGAACTTTATCAACGACTGTAACATATCTGTGCGTTCGAAAGAGAGAGATTCGACTTCAATTTCTAAGCAG ATACTGTCAGACTGTCGTGCCGTATTGGTGGTCCTGGGCCCCTGGTGTGCAGACAAGGTCGCTGGGATGATGGTCCGGGAACTGCAGAAGTACATCAAACACGAGCAAGAGGAGCTGCACAGgaaatttctattgtttacagACACCTTCCTAAGGAAAATCCATGCACTATGTGAAGAGCACTTCTCTCCTGCCTCACTTGACCTGAAATTTGTAACTCCTAAAGTAATAAAACTGCTCGAAATCTTGCGCAAGTACAAACCGTATGAGCGGCAGCAGTTCGAGAGCGTCGAGTGGTATAATAACAGGAATCAGGATAATTACGTGTCCTGGAGTGATTCTGAGGATGATGACGAGGACGAGGAGATCGAAGAAAAAGAGAAGCCGGAGACCAATTTCCCGTCTCCGTTCACCAACATCTTATGCGGGATCATTTTTGTGGAAAGAAGATACACAGCAGTTGTCTTAAACAG ATTGATAAAGGAAGCTGGCAAACAAGATCCAGAGCTGGCTTACATCAGCAGCAATTTTATAACTGGACATGGCATTGGAAAGAATCAGCCTCGTAACAAACAGATGGAAGCAGAATTCAGAAAACAGGAAGAG GTACTTAGGAAATTTCGAGCACATGAGACCAACCTGCTTATTGCGACAAGCATTGTGGAAGAGGGTGTTGACATACCAAAATGCAACTTGGTGGTTCGTTTTGATTTACCCACAGAGTATCGATCCTATGTTCAATCTAAGGGACGAGCAAGGGCACCGATCTCTAATTACATAATGTTAGCAgatacagacaaaataaaaagttttgaagaAGACCTTAAAACATACAAAGCTATTGAAAAG ATCTTGAGAAACAAGTGTTCCAAGTCCGTTGATGCGGGTGAGACTGACGTTGAACCTGTTGTGGATGATGACGATGTGTTCCCGCCATATGTGTTGAGGCCCGATGATGGTGGTCCGCGAGTCACGATCAACACGGCCATTGGACACATCAACAG atACTGTGCTAGATTACCAAGTGATCCGTTCACTCATCTAGCTCCTAAATGTAGAACTCGAGAGTTGCCTGATGGTACATTTTATTCAACTCTTTATCTGCCAATTAACTCACCTCTTCGAGCCTCCATTGTT GGTCCGCCAATGAGCTGTATACGATTGGCCGAAAGAGTTGTAGCTCTCATTTGCTGTGAAAAACTGCACAAAATTG GTGAACTGGATGACCATTTGATGCCAGTTGGGAAAGAGACGGTTAAATATGAAGAAGAGCTCGATTTACATGACGAAGAAGAGACCAGCGTTCCAGGAAGACCAGGTTCCACAAAGCGAAGACAGTGCTACCCAAAGGCA atTCCGGAATGTTTGAGGGATAGCTATCCCAAACCCGATCAGCCCTGTTACCTGTATGTGATAGGAATGGTTCTGACGACACCCTTACCTGATGAACTCAACTTCAGAAGGCGGAAGCTCTATCCCCCTGAGGACACCACGAGATGCTTTGGAATACTGACGGCCAAACCCATACCTCAG aTCCCGCACTTTCCTGTGTACACGCGCTCCGGAGAGGTTACCATATCCATTGAGTTGAAGAAGTCTGGTTTCACGTTGTCTCTCCAAATGCTTGAGTTGATCACAAGACTTCACCAGTATATATTCTCTCATATTCTTCGGCTTGAAAAACCTGCACTAGAATTTAAACCCACAGACGCTGATTCAGCATACTGTGTTCTACCTCTTAACGTTG TGAATGACTCCAGCACTTTGGACATTGACTTTAAATTCATGGAAGATATTGAGAAATCTGAAGCTCGCATAGGCATTCCCAGCACAAAGTATTCAAAAGAAACaccctttgtttttaaattagaagatTACCAGGACGCAGTCATCATTCCGAG ataccGTAATTTTGATCAGCCTCATCGATTTTATGTAGCTGATGTATACACTGATCTTACCCCACTGAGTAAATTTCCTTCCCCTGAGTATGAAACCTTTGcagaatattataaaacaaagtatAACCTTGATCTGACCAATCTCAACCAGCCACTGCTGGATGTGGACCACACATCTTCGAG ACTGAATCTTTTGACACCTCGCCATTTGAATCAGAAGGGGAAAGCCCTTCCTCTAAGCAGTGCTGAGAAGAGAAAAGCCAAGTGGGAAAGTCTGCAGAATAAACAG ATCCTGGTTCCAGAGCTCTGTGCTATACATCCGATTCCAGCATCACTGTGGAGAAAAGCAGTCTGTCTCCCTAGCATACTGTACCGCCTTCACTGCCTTCTGACCGCAGAGGAGCTAAGAGCCCAAACGGCCAGCGATGCTGGCGTGGGAGTCCGATCACTTCCCGTGGATTTTAG ATACCCCAACCTAGACTTCGGGTGGAAGAAATCTATTGACAGCAAATCCTTCATCTCAATTGCTAGCTCCTCTTGGGCTGAAAACGATAATTACTGTAAGCACAGCACAATTGTAGTCCCTGAAAATGCTGCACGTCAAGGTGCTATTAGAACCTCCTCTCTAGAAAATCACGACCAAATGTCTGTGAACTGCAGAACGCTCTTCGGTGAGTCACCCGGTAAGCTCCAGATCGAAGCTTCGACAGATCTCACGGCGACCAACGGTCTTTCGTACAGTAAAAACCTTGCCAATGGCGGTTGCGATTTAGCTAACAGAGACTTTTGCCAAGGAAATCAGCTGAGTTACTACAAGCAGGAAATACCTGTACAACCAACTACCTCATATCCCATTCAGAATTTATACAGTCACGAGAACCAGCCCAAGCCCAGCGATGAATGTACTCTCCTGAGTAACAAATACCTTGATGGAAATGCTAACACATCTACCTCAGATGGAAGTCCCGCAGCGGCCACGACGCCCGGTACTAACGAAGCTGTTCCCGCGCCCCGGGACGGGAGGGCTTCTGCGCAGAGCCCTTGTCCCGGCTACTCCTCGAGGACTCTTGGCCCGAACCCTGGACTCATTCTGCAGGCTTTGACCCTTTCAAATGCTAGCGATGGGTTTAACCTGGAGCGGCTTGAAATGCTTGGTGACTCCTTTCTAAAGCATGCCATCACCACGTACCTGTTTTGCACTTACCCCGACGCGCACGAGGGCCGCCTTTCCTATATGAGAAGCAAAAAG